The Ornithinimicrobium faecis region ACGTCAGTCGTGCGGGCGGTGTCGCGCTGGACCGACTTCTATGCCCACGAGTCCTGTGGCAAGTGCACCCCCTGCCGGGAGGGCACCTACTGGCTCAAGCAGATCATGCACCGGCTGGAAGAGGGCCGGGGCAGCCAGGACGACATCGACAAGCTCGTCGACATCTGTGACAACATCCTGGGTCGCGCGTTCTGCGCCCTGGGCGACGGTGCAACCAGCCCGATCACCTCGGCGGTGCAGTATTTCCGTGAGGAGTTCGAGGCCGGCATGCACACCCCGGCGTCCGAGCTCTTCCCGCCGGAGCGTTCGATGCTGTTCGCGAAGGAGACTCAGCCAGCATGACTGTCAACACCTCACCCGCCGCCGGCGGCAACGCGGTGGACACCGGCGGCAACGCCGAGATCCCGGCCGAGCCAGCCGTGAAGATGGTCTCGCTGACCATCGACGGCGTCGACGTCAGCGTCCCCGAGGGGACGCTGGTGATCCGCGCGGCCGAGCAGATCGGCGTGGAGATCCCGCGATTCTGCGATCACCCGCTGCTCGACCCGGTCGGCGCCTGCCGCCAGTGCATGGTCGAGGTCGCGACCCCGGACCGCGAGGGCAACGTCAAGCCGATGCCCAAGCCGCAGGCATCCTGCACCCTGGCCGTGTCCGAGGGCATGCAGGTCAAGTCGCAGCACACCTCGCCCGTCGCCGACAAGGCGCAGCACGGGCAGATGGAGTTCCTGCTCATCAACCACCCGCTGGACTGCCCGGTCTGCGACAAGGGCGGGGAGTGCCCGCTGCAGAACCAGGCGATGTCCGCCGGCCGCCCGGTCTCTCGCTTCGAGGACATCAAGCGGACCTATCCCAAGCCGATCAACATCTCCGCCCAGGTGCTGCTGGACCGCGAGCGCTGCGTCCTGTGCGCCCGGTGCACGCGGTTCTCCGACCAGATCGCCGGCGACCCGTTCATCGCGCTCATCGAGCGCGGCGCGCTGCAGCAGGTCGGCATCTATGAGGAGAAGCCGTTCGAGTCGTACTTCTCCGGCAACACCGTCCAGATCTGCCCGGTCGGTGCCCTGACTGGTTCCGCCTATCGCTTCCGCTCGCGTCCGTTCGACCTGGTGTCCACCACCAGCGTGTGTGAGCACTGCGCCTCTGGGTGCTCGATCCGCACCGACCACCGGCGGGGCAGCGTGCTGCGTCGGATGGCGCTGGAGGACATGGACGTCAACGAGGAGTGGAACTGCGACAAGGGTCGCTGGGCCTTCCCCTACGCGACCCAGCCGGACCGTCTGCGCGACCCGGTGGTCCGCGGTGAGGACGGGCAATACCACGTGGCCACCTGGGACGAGGCGCTGGCTGCGGCCGCCCGCGGGCTGGCTGCTGCCCACGCGGACGGCGGAGCTGGCGTGCTCGTCGGCGGCCGCGGCTCCGTCGAGGACAACTACGGCTACAGCAAGTTCGCGCGCACGGTCCTGGGGACGAACGACATTGATTTCCGGGCTCGGCCGCTGTCCGCTGAGGAGACCGACTTCCTCGGCTCCCACGTCGCCCGCAACACGTCGGTCACCTACAGCGATGTGGAGGCCGCCCCGTCGGTGCTGCTCGTCGGCCTGGAGCCCGAGGACGAGAGCCCGATCCTGTTCCTGCGCCTGCGCAAGGCCCACCGGGCGCAGAAGACCTCGGTCCACTCCATCGCACCGTTCGCCACGCGTGGACTGACCAAGATGGGTGGCACGCTGATCCCGGCTGCTCCCGGCACCGAGACCGAGATCCTGCAGGCGCTGGCCGCCGACCGCTCCGGCGAGCCCGGCGACGGCACTGACCCGGTGACCGCCGCAGCGGCAGCGCTCACCGCAGACTCGGTCATCCTGGTCGGCGAGCGCCTGGCCCTGGTGCCCGGCGGTCTGTCCGGAGCCGCTGCCCTGGCCGAGGCGACCGGAGCCCGTTTGGCCTGGGTGCCGCGCCGTGCCGGTGAGCGCGGTGCCATCGAGGTTGGCGCTCTGCCCACCCTGCTGCCAGGCGGTCGTCCCGTGGAGGACGAGGCAGCACGTGACGCGGTGGCCCAGACCTGGGGTGTCGGCCTGCCGGCACAGCCCGGGCGGGACACGGAGGGCATTCTCCAGGCCGCAGCAGTCGGAGACCTGTCGGCGTTGGTCGTCGGCGGCGTCGACCCCGATGACTTGCCGGACCCTGTCCTGGCACGGGCCGCGCTGGAGCGTTCGTTCGTCGTGTCCCTGGAGTTCCGCGAGTCGGTCGTCCACGAGTTCGCCGACGTCATCCTGCCGGTCGCACCCCAGCAGGAGAAGGCCGGCGCCTACGCCAACTGGGAGGGGCGTCTGCGGCCCTTTGAGCAGGCCCTGGAGTCCAACGCGCTGGCCGACCACACCGTCCTGGACCTGCTGGCCGCCGAGATGGGCATCCAGCTGGGTGCCCGTGACCTGCAGGACCTGCGTCGCGAGATGACCGGCCTCGGCTCCTGGGAGGGCACCAGCTCGGTGCAGCGTGTCGCCTCGGCCGAGCCGGCTCGCCCGTCCGCGGGTGAGGCCGTGCTGGCCACCTGGCACCACCTGCTCGACGAGGGGTCGCTCCAGGACGGCGAGCCGTTCCTGGCCGGCACCGCACCCCGTGCGGTGGCACGCATCTCTGCTGCCACGGCTGAGGCCGTCGGCGCGGCGCTCGACGGCGAGCTGTCCGTCAGCACCGACCGCGGGACGATCACCCTGCCGGTGGAGCTCACAGCGATGCCCGACCATGTGGTCTGGCTCCCCACCAATTCCGCTGGATCCACGGTTCGGGCCACCCTCGGCGCCGAGTCCGGGGCGCTCGTGCGTCTCGCGGCGTCCCCGGGCCCGGCCACAGCAGGTGCGGGACGACAGAGCGTCACAGGAGGCCAGGCATGAGCGCCCTGAGCGCGGTCAACGAGATCGCGGCGCACACCCCGTCCCTGCTGGCGGCGGTCCCACTGCCGATGGCGGACGGTCCCCGCGCCGATTTCAGCGACACCCCGTGGTGGCTCTCGCTGATCAAGGCCGTCGGGATCTTCGTCTACCTGCTGCTCTCGGTCCTGGTCGTCATCTGGGCCGAGCGCCGGATCATCGGTCGGATGCAGCAGCGCCCCGGACCCAACCGGTTTGGTCCGTTCGGCATCCTGCAGACCCTCGCCGACGGCCTCAAGCTGATCATGAAGGAGGACGTCACCCCCAAGAACGCGGACAAGGTGATGTTCATCCTGGCCCCGCTGATGGTGGGGTCCTTGGCCTTTGTCTCCTTCGGGATCATCCCGATGGGAGGCGAGGTGTCGATGTTCGGGCACACCACGCCGCTGCAACTCACCGACATGCCGGCCGCCACGCTGCTGGTGCTGGCTGTCGCTGGTGTCGGTGCCTACGGCTTTGTGCTGGCTGGCTGGTCCTCCGGGTCGACCTACCCACTGCTCGGTGGTCTCCGCTCGACGGCGCAGGTGGTGTCCTACGAGATCGCCATGGGCCTGTCGCTGGTGGCGGTCTTCCTCTACGCCGGATCCATGTCGACCAGCGAGATCGTTGCCGCGCAAGACCGCTGGTGGTTCGCCTTCCCGCTGTTCTTCTCCTTCGTGGTCTACGTCATCACCATGGTGGGTGAGACCAACCGGCTGCCCTTCGACCTCGCCGAGGGCGAGGGTGAGCTCGGTGGCGGATTCCACACCGAATACTCCTCGATGAAGTTCGGCATGTTCTTCCTCGGTGAATACATCAACATGTTCACCGTCTCCGCCCTGGCGACCACGCTCTTCCTCGGCGGCTTCCACGCGCCCTGGCCGATCGGGGCCATCAACGACGGCATGTTCAGCGAGGGCTGGTGGGGCCTGCTCTGGTTCACCGGCAAGATGTGGCTGTTTATCTTCTTCTACGTCTGGCTGCGCGGCTCGCTCCCACGGGTTCGCTATGACCAGTTCATGAAGCTCGGCTGGAAGGTCCTGATCCCGCTGTCGCTGGTCTGGGTCGTCGCCGTCATCCTGATGCGCGCGGCCGACCCGAGCATCGGCTACTTCGGTGAGGGCCGCCTGCCGGTCATCATCACCACCGCCGTGGTCATCCTCGGCGTCGTCGGCGGCATCACCCTGCTGATGGCCCGCCTGGAAAAGAAGGAACAGCAAACGCTCGAGGACCGGCGCCCCCCGGTCGAGGTGGACCCGTTCGCCGGCGGCTTCCCCGTGCCCCCACTGCCCGGACAGACCCTGGTCGAGCCGACGACACGTGCCCCTGCCGTGACCGCGGCCAAGCCGGTCGCGGGCAGCGCCGCAGGTGCCACGACGACCGTCGTGGCCGACCCCGGCGCCACCGAGCCCAACCCCACCGAGCCCAACCCCGCAGAACCCGATTCTGCAGAGTCCCACGACACCGACGGGGAGGACACCCGTGGCTGAGCGCAAGCAACCAAGACACGCAGGCTCCGACA contains the following coding sequences:
- a CDS encoding NADH-quinone oxidoreductase subunit G, which codes for MTVNTSPAAGGNAVDTGGNAEIPAEPAVKMVSLTIDGVDVSVPEGTLVIRAAEQIGVEIPRFCDHPLLDPVGACRQCMVEVATPDREGNVKPMPKPQASCTLAVSEGMQVKSQHTSPVADKAQHGQMEFLLINHPLDCPVCDKGGECPLQNQAMSAGRPVSRFEDIKRTYPKPINISAQVLLDRERCVLCARCTRFSDQIAGDPFIALIERGALQQVGIYEEKPFESYFSGNTVQICPVGALTGSAYRFRSRPFDLVSTTSVCEHCASGCSIRTDHRRGSVLRRMALEDMDVNEEWNCDKGRWAFPYATQPDRLRDPVVRGEDGQYHVATWDEALAAAARGLAAAHADGGAGVLVGGRGSVEDNYGYSKFARTVLGTNDIDFRARPLSAEETDFLGSHVARNTSVTYSDVEAAPSVLLVGLEPEDESPILFLRLRKAHRAQKTSVHSIAPFATRGLTKMGGTLIPAAPGTETEILQALAADRSGEPGDGTDPVTAAAAALTADSVILVGERLALVPGGLSGAAALAEATGARLAWVPRRAGERGAIEVGALPTLLPGGRPVEDEAARDAVAQTWGVGLPAQPGRDTEGILQAAAVGDLSALVVGGVDPDDLPDPVLARAALERSFVVSLEFRESVVHEFADVILPVAPQQEKAGAYANWEGRLRPFEQALESNALADHTVLDLLAAEMGIQLGARDLQDLRREMTGLGSWEGTSSVQRVASAEPARPSAGEAVLATWHHLLDEGSLQDGEPFLAGTAPRAVARISAATAEAVGAALDGELSVSTDRGTITLPVELTAMPDHVVWLPTNSAGSTVRATLGAESGALVRLAASPGPATAGAGRQSVTGGQA
- the nuoH gene encoding NADH-quinone oxidoreductase subunit NuoH, producing the protein MSALSAVNEIAAHTPSLLAAVPLPMADGPRADFSDTPWWLSLIKAVGIFVYLLLSVLVVIWAERRIIGRMQQRPGPNRFGPFGILQTLADGLKLIMKEDVTPKNADKVMFILAPLMVGSLAFVSFGIIPMGGEVSMFGHTTPLQLTDMPAATLLVLAVAGVGAYGFVLAGWSSGSTYPLLGGLRSTAQVVSYEIAMGLSLVAVFLYAGSMSTSEIVAAQDRWWFAFPLFFSFVVYVITMVGETNRLPFDLAEGEGELGGGFHTEYSSMKFGMFFLGEYINMFTVSALATTLFLGGFHAPWPIGAINDGMFSEGWWGLLWFTGKMWLFIFFYVWLRGSLPRVRYDQFMKLGWKVLIPLSLVWVVAVILMRAADPSIGYFGEGRLPVIITTAVVILGVVGGITLLMARLEKKEQQTLEDRRPPVEVDPFAGGFPVPPLPGQTLVEPTTRAPAVTAAKPVAGSAAGATTTVVADPGATEPNPTEPNPAEPDSAESHDTDGEDTRG